Proteins encoded together in one Juglans regia cultivar Chandler chromosome 9, Walnut 2.0, whole genome shotgun sequence window:
- the LOC118349468 gene encoding uncharacterized protein LOC118349468, with protein sequence MTEFLQQNFRPPQGDSNRRVQVGCPYERFLTHRTPAFTGEVDPMRARRWIQDLERTFEVCGCTEAQMVLYGSYMLQGEAANWWETKRILLEMELGSLAAVSWQRFKKEFDDRFFPVSMRRQKVQEFNNLVQGDMTVEQYARKFMDLGRFAPHLIATEELRVERFQEGLRHEICRQVAYLRIKDFQELVDLASIVERENSFGVGSPPGQKR encoded by the coding sequence ATGACAGAATTCCTTCAACAGAATTTTCGACCGCCGCAAGGAGATTCAAATAGAAGAGTCCAAGTTGGGTGCCCCTATGAGCGCTTCCTAACGCATAGGACTCCTGCCTTTACCGGAGAGGTGGACCCAATGCGAGCTAGGAGGTGGATTCAAGATTTGgaaagaacatttgaagtttgTGGATGCACTGAGGCCCAGATGGTATTATATGGAAGCTATATGCTGCAAGGTGAAGCGGCAAATTGGTGGGAGACCAAGCGGATACTCTTAGAAATGGAGTTGGGATCCTTGGCTGCTGTGTCTTGGCAGCGTTTCAAGAAAGAGTTTGATGACCGATTCTTCCCTGTTTCGATGAGACGACAAAAGGTTCAGGAGTTCAATAATTTGGTTCAAGGAGACATGACTGTCGAGCAATATGCAAGGAAATTTATGGATCTTGGACGGTTCGCTCCTCACCTCATTGCTACTGAGGAGTTGAGGGTCGAGCGTTTCCAGGAGGGTCTGCGCCATGAGATATGTAGACAAGTGGCCTACCTTCGGATTAAGGACTTTCAGGAGTTAGTGGATTTGGCCAGCATTGTAGAGCGGGAAAATAGTTTTGGAGTAGGCTCCCCTCCGGGTCAAAAGAGGTAG
- the LOC108989977 gene encoding uncharacterized protein LOC108989977 → MNELEKMWESMKLTEEESKCIDLDDEIPEELKNKEDCSLVGKVWVERSISRMVIENTMAKVWRISRKAQFQEVGTNMFVMTFANQADKLRILQGRPWLFDNQMFVIMQLNGSIPPQKMDFSREKMWIQLHNLPLACMNKDRGVVMGETIGRVLEVETLVDGSGWGSFLRILTELDLKKPLARGRTITIKGQVLWIPVKYEKLPHFCFRCGCIIHDEVGCRGKDGEEIQFGAWMRAGVRAKFQKQGESRWSPTRNGVSIERGESAAIMKVKEVPQEQTVDKGGVETDSGFEQGREIGQETKGSEREESNLGSSPTFKGVKDITIESQETLSEEGREERSSLREEVENSIRETRGRGKTIGAWKRRAREQGDKTISHSVSSLSKRLFSPTVVGKEEVRGRKRQKSTSCEVLEESQLLVEAGGQPHQSL, encoded by the coding sequence ATGAATGAACTGGAGAAGATGTGGGAAAGTATGAAACTAACGGAGGAGGAATCCAAATGCATCGATCTAGACGATGAGATACCAGAGGAATTGAAAAACAAGGAAGACTGTAGTCTGGTAGGGAAAGTGTGGGTGGAGAGAAGCATTAGTAGGATGGTGATAGAAAACACAATGGCAAAAGTATGGAGAATTAGTAGAAAAGCTCAGTTCCAGGAGGTTGGAACAAATATGTTTGTTATGACTTTTGCCAACCAAGCTGACAAACTACGTATTCTTCAAGGAAGGCCATGGTTATTTGATAACCAGATGTTTGTGATAATGCAGCTGAATGGATCTATCCCTCCACAGAAGATGGATTTTAGTAGAGAAAAAATGTGGATTCAGTTACACAACTTACCTTTAGCATGTATGAATAAGGATAGAGGAGTGGTGATGGGGGAGACTATTGGTAGAGTGCTGGAAGTGGAGACTCTGGTTGATGGAAGCGGATGGGGGTCGTTTCTTAGAATCCTAACAGagttagatttaaaaaaaccaTTAGCTAGGGGAAGAACTATTACTATAAAAGGGCAGGTTCTCTGGATACCTGTTAAATACGAGAAACTTCCTCATTTCTGCTTCAGATGTGGGTGCATTATCCACGATGAGGTAGGTTGCAGGGGAAAGGATGGGGAGGAAATACAGTTTGGTGCTTGGATGAGGGCTGGAGTGAGAGCTAAGTTCCAAAAACAAGGAGAGAGTAGATGGAGTCCAACTAGAAATGGAGTCAGCATAGAGAGAGGGGAATCAGCTGCTATAATGAAGGTGAAGGAGGTTCCACAAGAGCAGACTGTTGATAAGGGAGGGGTAGAGACTGACTCAGGGTTTGAACAAGGGAGAGAGATAGGTCAAGAGACTAAGGGAAGTGAAAGGGAAGAGAGTAATTTGGGTAGTTCACCAACATTTAAGGGCGTGAAGGATATTACTATAGAGAGTCAGGAAACATTAAGTGAGGAAGGGAGGGAAGAAAGGAGTTCTCTGAGAGAGGAAGTTGAAAATAGCATAAGGGAGACGAGGGGGAGAGGAAAAACTATAGGAGCCTGGAAGAGAAGAGCAAGAGAACAAGGTGACAAAACAATTTCTCATAGTGTCTCCAGCCTTTCAAAGAGATTATTTAGCCCAACTGTTGTAGGGAAGGAGGAGGTAAGGGGGAGGAAGAGGCAAAAAAGTACCAGTTGTGAGGTGCTTGAAGAGTCACAACTTTTGGTGGAGGCTGGTGGACAGCCCCACCAATCATTATGA